One Papio anubis isolate 15944 chromosome 9, Panubis1.0, whole genome shotgun sequence genomic window carries:
- the KRT8 gene encoding keratin, type II cytoskeletal 8, whose protein sequence is MSIRVTQKSYKVSTSGPRAFSSRSYTSGPGARISSSSFSRVGSSSFRGGLGGGYGGPSGMGGITAVTVNQSLLSPLNLEVDPNIQAVRTQEKEQIKTLNNKFASFIDKVRFLEQQNKMLETKWSLLQQQKTARSNMDNMFESYINNLRRQLETLGQEKLKLEAELGNMQGLVEDFKNKYEDEINKRTEMENEFVLIKKDVDEAYMNKVELESRLEGLTDEINFLRQLYEEEIRELQSQISDTSVVLSMDNSRSLDMDSIIAEVKAQYEEIANRSRAEAESMYQIKYEELQSLAGKHGDDLRRTKTEISEMNRNISRLQAEIEGLKGQRASLEAAIADAEQRGELAIKDANAKLSELEAALQRAKQDMARQLREYQELMNVKLALDIEIATYRKLLEGEESRLESGMQNMSIHTKTTSGYAGGLSSAYGGLTSPGLSYGLGSSFGSGAGSSSFSRTSSSRAVVVKKIETRDGKLVSESSDVLPK, encoded by the exons ATGTCCATCAGGGTGACCCAGAAGTCCTACAAGGTGTCCACCTCTGGCCCCCGGGCCTTCAGCAGCCGCTCCTACACGAGTGGGCCCGGTGCTCGCATCAGCTCCTCGAGCTTCTCCCGAGTGGGAAGCAGCAGCTTTCGGGGTGGTCTGGGCGGCGGCTATGGTGGGCCCAGCGGCATGGGAGGCATCACCGCAGTCACGGTCAACCAGAGCCTGCTGAGTCCCCTTAACCTGGAGGTGGACCCCAACATCCAGGCCGTGCGCacccaggagaaggagcagaTCAAGACCCTCAACAACAAGTTTGCCTCCTTCATAGACAAG GTACGGTTCCTGGAGCAGCAGAACAAGATGCTGGAGACCAAGTGGAGCCTCCTGCAGCAGCAGAAGACGGCTCGGAGCAACATGGACAACATGTTCGAGAGTTACATCAACAACCTTAGGCGGCAGCTGGAGACTCTGGGCCAGGAGAAGCTgaagctggaggcagagcttggcaaCATGCAGGGGCTGGTGGAGGACTTCAAGAACAA GTATGAGGATGAGATCAATAAACGTACagagatggagaatgaatttgtcCTCATCAAGAAG gatgtggatgaagcttaCATGAACAAGGTAGAGCTGGAGTCTCGCCTGGAAGGGCTGACTGATGAGATCAACTTCCTCAGGCAGCTGTATGAAGAG GAGATCCGGGAGCTGCAGTCCCAGATCTCGGACACATCTGTGGTGCTGTCCATGGACAACAGCCGCTCCCTGGACATGGACAGCATCATCGCTGAGGTCAAGGCACAGTACGAGGAGATCGCCAACCGCAGCCGGGCTGAGGCTGAGAGCATGTACCAGATCAAGTATGAGGAGCTGCAGAGCCTGGCTGGGAAGCACGGGGATGACCTGCGGCGCACCAAGACTGAAATCTCCGAGATGAACCGGAACATCAGCCGGCTTCAGGCTGAGATTGAGGGCCTCAAAGGCCAG AGGGCTTCCCTGGAGGCCGCCATTGCAGATGCCGAGCAGCGTGGCGAGCTGGCCATTAAGGATGCCAATGCCAAGTTGTCCGAGCTGGAGGCCGCCCTGCAGCGGGCCAAGCAAGACATGGCGCGGCAGCTGCGTGAGTACCAGGAGCTGATGAACGTCAAGCTGGCCCTGGACATTGAGATCGCCACCTACAGGAAGCTGCTGGAGGGCGAGGAGAGCCG GCTGGAGTCCGGGATGCAGAACATGAGTATTCATACGAAGACCACCAGCGGCTATGCAG GTGGTCTGAGCTCGGCCTATGGGGGCCTCACAAGCCCTGGCCTCAGCTACGGCCTGGGCTCCAGCTTTGGCTCTGGCGCGGGCTCCAGCTCCTTCAGCCGCACCAGCTCCTCCAGGGCTGTGGTTGTGAAGAAGATCGAGACACGCGATGGGAAGCTGGTGTCCGAGTCCTCTGACGTCCTGCCCAAGTGA